The following coding sequences are from one Spirochaetales bacterium window:
- a CDS encoding DUF1624 domain-containing protein, with translation MKRYREVDAVRGIAIILMIFFHVMYNLVMFEYLDFDIHEGFWWVFPRCIAASFLVIVGISLTLSYNRVKDRLTPPALFRKFLFRGLTIAAVGCVISIVTFVVLKDRAVLFGILHLIGVSIILAFPLLRYTWLNLFLGIGVLGAGILLGLYRFDFYWLLWLGFRPENYYPVDYLPLLPWFSFVPIGLFIGNILYKGGERTFPLPGTECFLPVHGLAFLGRHSLVIYCAHLPLIYGILMLLQYLGIR, from the coding sequence GCGATCATACTCATGATTTTCTTTCACGTCATGTATAACCTCGTGATGTTCGAATATCTGGATTTCGATATCCATGAGGGCTTCTGGTGGGTTTTCCCCCGCTGTATTGCGGCTTCGTTTCTCGTCATCGTCGGCATATCGCTCACCCTCAGTTACAACAGGGTAAAAGACCGCCTCACCCCCCCCGCCCTTTTCAGAAAATTCCTCTTCCGCGGACTTACTATTGCGGCCGTCGGATGCGTGATCAGTATCGTCACCTTTGTCGTCCTGAAAGACCGTGCGGTCCTCTTCGGTATTCTTCACCTGATCGGTGTCTCCATTATTCTCGCGTTTCCCCTCCTCCGATATACCTGGTTGAACCTTTTTCTCGGCATCGGTGTTCTCGGCGCCGGAATTCTTCTGGGGTTATACCGATTCGATTTCTACTGGCTGCTCTGGCTCGGATTCAGACCGGAGAATTATTATCCGGTCGATTACCTTCCCCTCCTGCCCTGGTTCTCGTTCGTCCCGATCGGTCTCTTTATCGGCAACATCCTCTATAAAGGTGGAGAACGGACGTTTCCCCTCCCCGGCACCGAATGTTTTCTTCCCGTGCACGGCCTTGCCTTTCTGGGAAGGCATTCCCTCGTCATCTATTGCGCGCATCTTCCCCTGATCTACGGGATACTTATGCTGCTTCAGTACCTGGGTATCAGGTAG
- a CDS encoding mechanosensitive ion channel — MFEQIASFFTTPVTFGETTLFFAPLDLLLRVILPLLGTFILYNIIMIVIKKLILRPEQPVSEMKERVVKIIKRLLRVLLFIGFVMIIVAFLGEEFFNYVKGFWRILATPFYSSGSTRISIITVFLTIPIFFLASFISKRIKRVLDRSLFTNLSIDESTKFSVSKLIRYGFFIISLILGLSIIGIDLSSLAVLFGVLGIGVGFGLQGIVSNFFSGLVIFFERPVKEGDRIIVNNIEGKVLQIRMLSTVVDTLTNETIIVPNSQLIANSIHNYSYKDPIIIIVNRVQVSYETDLEYTGKVLLALAAQNPFAISKPTAEYRVVDFQDSGILVELRTWIRHAKNKYEAMAWTNLEIWKQFKAANIRIPFPQLDLHIKEEKHIEGKSDSLQPMIEENGKEKES, encoded by the coding sequence ATGTTCGAACAAATTGCCTCGTTCTTCACCACCCCCGTCACCTTCGGAGAAACCACGCTCTTTTTCGCCCCCCTCGATCTCCTGCTGCGTGTCATTCTCCCCCTGCTGGGGACGTTCATTCTCTACAATATTATCATGATCGTGATCAAAAAACTCATACTCAGACCGGAACAGCCGGTGTCGGAAATGAAGGAACGGGTGGTTAAAATCATCAAACGATTGCTGCGCGTTCTGCTTTTTATCGGTTTTGTCATGATCATTGTCGCTTTTCTGGGCGAAGAGTTTTTCAATTACGTCAAGGGCTTCTGGCGGATCCTTGCCACGCCCTTTTATTCATCCGGTTCAACACGGATATCGATCATCACCGTGTTCCTCACCATTCCCATCTTTTTCCTCGCCTCGTTCATCTCCAAAAGGATCAAGCGGGTGCTCGACCGGTCGCTGTTCACCAACCTTTCAATCGACGAATCCACGAAATTCTCCGTTTCGAAACTCATACGCTACGGCTTTTTTATCATCAGCCTCATCCTCGGGCTGTCGATCATCGGCATCGACCTCTCCTCCCTTGCCGTCCTCTTCGGGGTGCTCGGTATCGGGGTCGGATTCGGGCTTCAGGGCATCGTATCCAATTTCTTTTCCGGACTCGTCATCTTCTTCGAACGCCCAGTCAAGGAAGGGGACAGGATCATCGTCAACAATATCGAGGGCAAGGTGTTACAGATACGGATGCTCTCGACGGTCGTCGACACCCTCACCAATGAAACGATCATCGTACCGAACTCGCAGCTTATCGCCAACAGCATTCACAACTATTCGTATAAAGACCCGATCATCATCATCGTCAACAGGGTGCAGGTCTCCTACGAAACCGATCTCGAGTACACGGGCAAAGTGCTCCTCGCCCTTGCCGCCCAAAATCCCTTTGCGATTTCAAAGCCCACGGCCGAGTACAGGGTCGTCGATTTCCAGGATTCGGGAATTCTCGTCGAGCTGCGGACATGGATACGGCACGCGAAAAATAAATACGAAGCCATGGCCTGGACCAACCTCGAAATATGGAAACAGTTCAAGGCGGCAAACATCCGGATTCCTTTCCCCCAACTCGACCTGCATATAAAAGAGGAAAAACACATTGAAGGAAAGTCCGATTCCCTGCAGCCGATGATTGAAGAAAACGGAAAAGAGAAAGAAAGCTGA
- a CDS encoding OmpA family protein → MKRITPLLPALFLLGTVLVNSIGAENLFEVKYAAGDKYKITEVSDLRKYVNKKYEGFVYRQVRGIMDVLPAKGGGFRVDGHFYVFEETKRDTRLIANQIDTVVPSSFTITPDGRYTISEAEFYPQTRDFPVFPDKQLKKGDSWRAYGVRYVEPLRDGVFTRVKFYCEYVYQGETTLGKGKYHLITAQYALRYKRGDDPKGDPRLKSIDYAGHKVSIYFDTESNKPVFMRDAIIENLGGEVYTFTDGKEIAFKGVILTWFDMIEIMDKEQVVDDIEVVLKEDDIEDVNIDETDEGVKLTLNNIHFVPDQAVILPEEKKRLEALAGTLKKIKDRSFLVIGHTALWGTEKEQYDLSVKRAKAIVDYMVSKGIEAKRFLYEGRGAREPVAPNDTEENMRKNRRVEIVILED, encoded by the coding sequence ATGAAAAGAATAACACCGCTGCTCCCGGCACTATTCCTTTTGGGGACGGTCCTGGTGAACAGTATCGGTGCGGAAAACCTGTTCGAAGTGAAATATGCGGCCGGGGACAAGTACAAGATAACGGAGGTATCCGACCTCAGGAAGTACGTGAACAAAAAATACGAGGGGTTCGTGTACCGCCAGGTCCGCGGCATCATGGACGTACTGCCCGCAAAAGGCGGCGGGTTCAGGGTGGACGGCCATTTTTACGTGTTCGAGGAAACAAAGCGTGACACACGGCTGATCGCCAACCAGATCGATACGGTCGTTCCCTCATCGTTCACGATCACCCCCGACGGCCGTTACACGATTTCCGAAGCGGAATTTTACCCGCAGACAAGGGATTTTCCCGTGTTTCCCGACAAGCAACTGAAAAAGGGCGACAGCTGGCGGGCGTACGGCGTGCGTTATGTCGAACCGCTCCGCGACGGTGTTTTTACGAGGGTCAAGTTTTACTGCGAATATGTCTACCAGGGTGAGACGACCCTGGGAAAAGGGAAATATCACCTTATCACGGCCCAGTACGCCCTTCGCTATAAAAGGGGCGATGACCCGAAAGGGGACCCGCGGTTGAAATCGATCGATTACGCGGGACACAAAGTGAGCATCTATTTCGATACCGAATCGAACAAGCCCGTGTTCATGCGGGATGCCATTATCGAGAACCTGGGCGGTGAAGTATACACCTTTACCGACGGGAAGGAGATCGCGTTCAAAGGGGTCATCCTTACCTGGTTCGACATGATCGAAATCATGGACAAGGAACAGGTCGTTGACGATATCGAGGTCGTCCTCAAGGAGGATGACATCGAGGATGTGAATATCGATGAGACCGATGAAGGGGTGAAACTCACCCTCAACAATATCCATTTCGTTCCCGATCAGGCGGTGATCCTGCCCGAGGAAAAAAAGCGGCTCGAGGCACTCGCCGGGACGCTCAAAAAGATTAAGGATAGAAGCTTCCTCGTTATCGGACACACGGCGCTCTGGGGAACGGAGAAGGAGCAGTACGACCTTTCGGTCAAACGCGCGAAGGCCATCGTCGACTACATGGTGTCAAAGGGGATCGAGGCGAAGCGCTTCCTCTATGAAGGCCGCGGCGCAAGGGAACCGGTCGCGCCGAACGATACGGAAGAAAATATGCGGAAAAACCGTCGTGTGGAGATCGTGATCCTGGAAGATTAA